The following coding sequences lie in one Arachis hypogaea cultivar Tifrunner chromosome 4, arahy.Tifrunner.gnm2.J5K5, whole genome shotgun sequence genomic window:
- the LOC112796906 gene encoding delta-1-pyrroline-5-carboxylate synthase isoform X2: MALYDTMFSQLDVTSSQLLVNDGFFRDAGFRKQLSDTVHSLLNLRVIPIFNENDAVSTRKAPYEDSSGIFWDNDSLAGLLALELKADLLVLLSDVEGLYSGPPSDPNSKLIDTYVKEKHQKEITFGDKSRLGRGGMTAKVNAAVCAAYAGTPVIITSGYATDNIIRVLQGDRIGTVFHKDAHLWAHIKQVSAREMAISARDCSRRLQSLNSEERRKILLAVADALENNLSLIMEENGVDIADAELAGLEKSLISRLALKPEKIAGLVKSVRMLADMKEPIGQILKRIELADKLTLERISCPLGVVLVIFESRPDALVQIAALAVRSGNGLLLKGGKEAKRSNAALHKVITSAIPEKVGDKLIGLVTSREEIPDLLKLDDVIDLVVPRGSNKLVSQIKESTKIPVLGHSDGICHVYVDKAANIDMAKQIVKDAKIDYPAACNAMETLLVHKDLSETGGLNQLVAELTKEGVELYGGPRASGLLNITKTSSFHKEYSSPACTVEIVDDVSAAIDHIHQYGSSHTECIVTEDPEVAETFLRRVDSAAVFHNASTRFCDGARFGLGAEVGISTSRIHARGPVGVEGLLTSKWILRGSGQVVDGDRGVTYTHKELPIIA, from the exons ATGGCTCTCTATGATACCATGTTCAGCCAG CTTGATGTGACTTCATCCCAACTTCTTGTGAATGATGGCTTCTTTAGGGATGCAGGTTTCAGAAAACAACTTTCAGACACTGTGCACTCACTATTGAATTTAAGAGTTATCCCCATTTTCAATGAAAATGATGCTGTTAGTACTAGGAAGGCACCATATGAG GACTCATCTGGTATATTCTGGGACAATGACAGTTTGGCTGGTTTATTAGCATTGGAACTAAAGGCTGATCTTCTTGTTCTGTTGAGTGATGTTGAAGGCCTTTATAGTGGCCCTCCATCTGACCCAAACTCAAAGCTAATTGATACATATGTGAAAGAAAAGCATCAAAAGGAAATCACTTTTGGAGACAAATCAAGATTGGGGAGAGGGGGTATGACTGCCAAAGTTAATGCTGCTGTTTGTGCTGCTTATGCTGGCACCCCGGTCATCATTACTAG TGGCTATGCAACAGACAACATCATAAGAGTACTCCAAGGAGATAGAATTGGCACTGTTTTCCACAAAGATGCACATCTGTGGGCCCACATAAAGCAAGTGAGTGCACGTGAGATGGCAATTTCAGCACGTGATTGTTCAAGACGACTTCAA TCTTTAAACTCTGAAGAAAGGAGGAAGATATTGCTAGCAGTGGCAGATGCACTAGAGAACAATCTAAGCTTGATAATGGAAGAGAATGGAGTTGATATTGCTGATGCAGAGCTTGCTGGATTGGAAAAATCACTCATCTCTCGTTTGGCCCTCAAGCCTGAGAAG ATTGCTGGGCTTGTGAAATCTGTTCGAATGTTGGCAGACATGAAGGAACCTATTGGTCAGATTTTAAAGAGAATTGAG CTAGCAGATAAACTCACACTGGAGCGAATATCGTGTCCTTTGGGTGTTGTCCTAGTTATTTTTGAGTCACGACCAGATGCCCTTGTCCAG ATTGCTGCTTTGGCAGTTCGAAGTGGAAATGGTTTATTGCTTAAAGGTGGAAAGGAAGCCAAAAGATCAAATGCTGCCTTACACAAG GTTATTACTTCAGCTATTCCAGAAAAAGTTGGTGACAAACTTATAGGACTTGTGACTTCAAGGGAAGAGATCCCAGATTTGCTTAAG CTTGATGATGTGATAGATCTTGTTGTCCCCAGAGGCAGTAACAAGCTTGTTTCTCAAATCAAGGAATCAACAAAGATTCCTGTCCTCGGTCATTCTG aTGGAATTTGTCATGTGTATGTTGACAAAGCTGCTAATATTGATATGGCGAAGCAGATTGTTAAGGATGCAAAGATTGATTATCCTGCAGCTTGCAATGCAATG GAAACCCTTCTTGTACACAAGGATCTGTCAGAAACTGGTGGACTTAATCAACTTGTTGCTGAACTCACAAAAGAAG GTGTTGAACTATATGGTGGACCAAGAGCAAGTGGCTTATTGAACATTACTAAAACAAGTTCTTTCCATAAGGAGTATAGCTCACCAGCATGCACAGTTGAAATTGTTGATGATGTATCTGCTGCCATTGATCacatacatcaatatggaag TTCTCATACTGAATGCATTGTTACAGAAGACCCTGAAGTTGCTGAAACTTTCTTACGTCGAGTTGATAG TGCTGCTGTATTCCACAATGCAAGTACAAGGTTCTGTGATGGAGCACGCTTTGGTCTTGGAGCAGAG GTTGGAATAAGCACCAGCAGAATTCATGCTCGAGGCCCTGTAGGAGTTGAGGGGTTATTAACTAGTAAATG GATATTGAGAGGGAGTGGGCAAGTGGTAGACGGTGATCGAGGGGTCACTTACACTCACAAGGAACTTCCAATCATAGCATGA
- the LOC112796908 gene encoding NADPH-dependent aldo-keto reductase, chloroplastic, producing the protein MDKKTAHGPLYFDLNTGGKIPSVGLGTWKAPSGEVGNAVIAAVKAGYRHIDCARVYDNEKEVGDALKKLFSTGVVQRSDLFITSKIWTSDCAPEDVSKALTRTLEDLQLDYIDLYLMHWPFRTKPGSRGWAPEIMAPLCLPETWNAMEGLYASGQARAIGVSNFSTKKLQDMLQYAKVPPAVNQVECHPVWQQPALHNFCKSTGVHLTAYSPLGSPGSWIKGEILKEPVLIDIAKQLNKTPAQVALRWGIQSGHSVLPKSVNESRMKENLSLFDWSIPPELFSKFSEIHQQRLLRGDTAVHETCSPYKSLEELWDGEI; encoded by the exons ATGGATAAAAAAACAGCACACGGGCCTCTGTATTTTGATCTGAACACTGGAGGAAAGATACCGTCAGTTGGTCTTGGAACATGGAAAGCTCCTTCAGGTGAAGTTGGTAATGCTGTAATTGCTGCAGTCAAG GCTGGCTATAGGCATATAGATTGTGCTAGGGTGTATGATAACGAAAAAGAG GTAGGGGATGCGCTGAAAAAGCTATTTTCCACTGGGGTAGTACAGCGTAGTGATTTGTTCATAACATCAAAGATATG GACTAGTGACTGTGCACCTGAAGATGTATCAAAGGCATTGACTAGGACTCTGGAGGATCTGCAGCTTGACTACATTGATCTATATCTT ATGCATTGGCCGTTCAGGACAAAGCCAGGTTCACGAGGTTGGGCTCCCGAGATCATGGCTCCATTGTGTCTTCCAGAGACATGGAATGCAATGGAAGGTTTATATGCCTCCGGTCAGGCACGGGCAATTGGGGTGAGCAACTTTTCCACCAAGAAGCTGCAAGACATGCTCCAATACGCTAAGGTTCCGCCAGCAGTTAACCAAGTGGAGTGCCACCCTGTGTGGCAACAACCTGCTCTtcacaatttctgcaaatccactggTGTTCATCTCACA GCATATTCACCTTTAGGCTCTCCTGGGTCCTGGATAAAGGGGGAAATCTTGAAGGAACCAGTGTTGATTGATATTGCAAAACAACTTAACAAGACTCCGGCACAAGTGGCTCTTCGCTGGGGAATCCAAAGTGGCCACAGCGTTCTTCCGAAGAGTGTCAATGAATCTAGGATGAAGGAGAACCTTAGCTTATTTGATTGGTCCATCCCTCCCGAGCTCTTCTCAAAGTTCTCAGAGATTCATCAG CAACGGTTACTTCGCGGGGACACTGCGGTGCACGAAACCTGTAGTCCTTACAAAAGTCTTGAAGAGTTGTGGGATGGAGAAATATGA